The Candidatus Firestonebacteria bacterium RIFOXYD2_FULL_39_29 genome has a window encoding:
- a CDS encoding cell filamentation protein Fic: MKKNKQLAKQGAFTEFLLYTSPNGKVKVDIFLRDETVWLSQAKIAELFGVERSVVTKHLQNIYGEGELDKNSTCAKNAQVQFEGRRQVTRDVELYNLDVIISVGYRVNSRQATHFRIWATKVLKEYIIKGFAMDDERLKNPDNVFGKDFFEEQLARIRDIRSSERRFYQKITDIYTQCSADYDPNEKITKQFFATVQNKLHFAISGQTAAEIICKRVGSKKANMGLTTWKNAPKGTIRKTDVSIAKNYLNEKELDGLNRIVTMYLDYAEMQSKKGVVMYMKDWTDKLDAFLQFNEKEILQDSGKISHKVAVVLAENEYEKYQDIQDRILESDFDREVKKLLNCKKKKE; this comes from the coding sequence ATGAAAAAGAATAAACAGCTTGCAAAACAGGGCGCATTTACAGAGTTTCTTCTCTACACTTCGCCAAACGGTAAGGTAAAAGTAGATATTTTTCTGCGTGATGAAACCGTTTGGTTGTCTCAGGCTAAAATCGCGGAGCTTTTTGGTGTGGAGAGAAGCGTAGTTACCAAACACCTTCAAAATATTTACGGTGAAGGTGAATTGGATAAAAATTCAACTTGTGCAAAAAATGCACAAGTTCAATTTGAAGGTCGAAGGCAAGTAACTAGAGATGTGGAATTGTATAACCTCGATGTGATTATTTCTGTTGGTTACCGGGTAAATTCGAGGCAAGCGACGCATTTTCGCATCTGGGCAACAAAAGTACTTAAAGAGTACATTATCAAAGGTTTTGCCATGGATGATGAGCGGCTGAAAAACCCTGATAATGTTTTTGGTAAGGACTTTTTTGAGGAGCAACTGGCGCGTATCCGTGATATTCGCTCCAGCGAACGTAGATTCTATCAGAAAATAACCGATATTTACACTCAGTGCAGCGCTGATTATGATCCGAATGAAAAAATTACCAAACAATTTTTTGCTACGGTTCAAAACAAACTCCACTTTGCAATAAGCGGTCAAACTGCTGCAGAGATTATTTGTAAAAGGGTCGGGAGTAAAAAAGCAAATATGGGATTAACCACCTGGAAAAACGCGCCCAAAGGTACTATTCGAAAAACCGATGTAAGTATTGCCAAGAATTATCTTAATGAAAAAGAACTTGATGGTCTAAATCGAATTGTAACGATGTATCTTGACTATGCTGAAATGCAGTCGAAAAAAGGTGTTGTGATGTATATGAAAGATTGGACAGATAAATTGGATGCCTTTTTGCAATTCAACGAAAAAGAAATATTGCAGGACAGCGGTAAGATTAGTCATAAAGTTGCAGTGGTTTTAGCCGAAAACGAATATGAAAAATACCAAGATATTCAGGATCGCATACTTGAATCCGACTTCGATCGTGAAGTTAAAAAACTATTAAATTGTAAAAAGAAAAAGGAATGA